One genomic window of Punica granatum isolate Tunisia-2019 chromosome 1, ASM765513v2, whole genome shotgun sequence includes the following:
- the LOC116191391 gene encoding probable tetraacyldisaccharide 4'-kinase, mitochondrial gives MERLRRAVAEIAYARDHAKLSPLQRSLVPVLSLASAFYRFALSLRSYLYGSGVFSKHRLPVPVISVGNLTWGGNGKTPMVELLAGLFADSGFPPLILTRGYAGGDEARMLQRHLLEKSVKIGVGADRAATAATFIGKYGCIDPRMTICSKSGFPNQRFRSHSQTEGIGAVILDDGMQHWRLWRDLDIVMVNGLQPWGNGQLLPLGPLREPLTALQRADITVVHNADLVPGQNLKRIEHTIREVKDSIPIFYTRMAPAYFFEVGNIASLIPLEALSGNIVLCVSAIGSATAFVKGVENLGAIYIDRIDFSDHHIFKREDIQMIKMRLKELEGQFGMEPIIIITEKDHDRDPEILKHFSPYKVWAVCAQLQFVSREGCSKDQFKNLLAELLKVKLSGRTCNVE, from the exons ATGGAGAGACTCCGGCGAGCAGTGGCTGAGATCGCCTACGCTCGGGACCACGCTAAGCTCTCCCCGCTGCAGCGCTCTCTAGTTCCTGTGCTCTCCTTGGCCTCTGCTTTCTACCGGTTCGCCCTCTCCCTGCGCTCTTATCTCTACGGCTCGGGCGTCTTCTCCAAGCACCG ATTGCCCGTGCCGGTGATTAGTGTGGGGAATTTGACGTGGGGAGGCAACGGAAAGACGCCCATGGTCGAGCTTCTTGCAGGCTTGTTCGCTGATTCGGGGTTTCCGCCACTCATTCTCACGAGG GGTTATGCTGGGGGAGACGAGGCTAGGATGCTTCAAAGGCATCTTCTTGAGAAATCGGTTAAAATTGGTGTGGGTGCTGATCGAGCAGCAACTGCAGCAACTTTTATTGGAAAATATGGTTGCATTGATCCTCGTATGACTATATGCTCCAAGAGTGGGTTCCCCAACCAGAGGTTCAGAAGTCATTCCCAGACTGAGGGAATTGGTGCTGTAATACTGGATGATGGGATGCAG CATTGGCGCTTGTGGCGTGATTTGGATATTGTAATGGTTAATGGTTTACAGCCATGGGGAAATGGTCAGTTACTTCCACTCGGACCTCTGAGAGAACCTCTTACAGCCCTTCAAAGAGCAGACATTACCGTAGTCCACAATGCAGACTTG GTGCCAGGACAAAATCTTAAACGCATTGAGCATACAATTCGAGAAGTTAAAGATTCTATTCCAATTTTTTATACTAGAATGGCTCCTGCATACTTTTTCGAAGTGGGAAATATTGCCTCTCTGATACCGTTGGAGGCACTTTCTGGGAACATTGTACTATGTGTCTCTGCAATTGGTTCTGCTACTGCTTTTGTCAAAGGGGTGGAAAAT CTTGGAGCCATTTATATTGATAGAATTGACTTCAGTGACCACCACATATTCAAAAGAGAG GATATTCAGATGATAAAAATGAGGCTCAAGGAGCTGGAGGGTCAATTTGGCATGGAGCCAATTATCATTATAACAGAAAAG GACCATGATCGGGATCCGGAGATACTAAAACATTTCAGTCCTTATAAGGTTTGGGCGGTATGTGCTCAACTGCAGTTTGTTTCTCGTGAAGGATGCTCCAAGGATCAGTTCAAGAATTTGTTGGCAGAGCTCTTGAAAGTAAAACTGTCTGGCAGGACTTGCAACGTTGAATGA